In Halobaculum magnesiiphilum, the following proteins share a genomic window:
- a CDS encoding SDR family NAD(P)-dependent oxidoreductase gives MTSYDTSAIDELEPRARYENKVAVVTGSTRGIGAGVAKRLAAEGAQVVVTGRSADAGAETVAAIEDLGGEAVFVRADMREPDDIAALFEATADEFGRLDVLVNNAGVETYTAADEAELDDWNFVLETDFRSYWLCAKHAREHMDEGAIVNMSSNHAFATTPSIFPYNAVKAGINGMTRAMAIDFGPDVRVNTVNPGWVAIDRTTGDMDEERREELASIHPTGRIGTPGDVAAAVAFLASDEAGFVTGASLTVDGGRDAVLQDDFLPDYRERREE, from the coding sequence ATGACCAGCTACGACACCTCCGCCATCGACGAACTCGAACCGCGAGCGCGATACGAGAACAAGGTCGCCGTCGTCACCGGCTCGACCCGCGGGATCGGCGCGGGCGTCGCCAAGCGCCTCGCCGCCGAGGGGGCACAGGTCGTCGTCACCGGCCGCAGCGCAGACGCCGGGGCGGAGACGGTCGCCGCCATCGAGGACCTGGGCGGCGAGGCCGTCTTCGTCCGCGCGGACATGCGCGAGCCCGACGACATCGCGGCGTTGTTCGAGGCCACCGCCGACGAGTTCGGCCGCCTCGACGTGCTGGTGAACAACGCCGGCGTCGAGACGTACACCGCCGCCGACGAGGCCGAGCTGGACGACTGGAACTTCGTCCTCGAAACCGACTTCCGCTCCTACTGGCTCTGCGCCAAACACGCCCGCGAACACATGGACGAGGGTGCCATCGTCAACATGTCCAGCAACCACGCGTTCGCGACGACGCCGAGCATCTTCCCGTACAACGCCGTCAAGGCGGGGATCAACGGGATGACCCGCGCGATGGCGATCGATTTCGGCCCCGACGTGCGTGTGAACACGGTGAACCCCGGCTGGGTCGCCATCGACCGCACCACCGGCGACATGGACGAGGAACGCCGTGAGGAACTCGCGAGCATCCACCCGACCGGCCGGATCGGGACTCCGGGCGACGTGGCCGCCGCGGTCGCGTTCCTCGCGAGCGACGAGGCCGGCTTCGTGACCGGCGCGAGCCTGACGGTCGACGGCGGCCGCGACGCCGTGTTGCAGGACGACTTCCTCCCCGACTACCGCGAGCGCCGCGAGGAGTAG
- a CDS encoding metal-dependent hydrolase produces MDLTWHGHSTWTVEIEDTTFLIDPFFDNPHTDTDPEEVDPDHVLLTHGHADHIADVDRFRGAHVVGTPEVTGYVTDEYGVEDTTGMNLGGTVELGDAFVTMVRADHTNGLDTGYGASGGTPAGYVISETKPTQESDPDSTSFYHAGDTALMTEMRDVIAPFLEPDAAAVPAGDHFTMGPAQAAIAVDWLDVDYAFPMHYDSFPPIEIDTDDFVREVRATGSDAEAVVLGDDETFTIGGE; encoded by the coding sequence ATGGACCTCACCTGGCACGGTCACTCCACCTGGACCGTCGAGATCGAGGACACCACCTTCCTGATCGACCCGTTCTTCGACAACCCCCACACCGACACCGACCCCGAGGAGGTCGACCCCGACCACGTGCTGCTCACGCACGGCCACGCGGACCACATCGCGGACGTGGACCGGTTCCGCGGCGCCCACGTCGTCGGCACGCCCGAGGTCACCGGCTACGTCACCGACGAGTACGGCGTCGAGGACACCACGGGGATGAACCTCGGCGGCACCGTCGAGCTGGGCGACGCGTTCGTGACGATGGTCCGCGCGGACCACACGAACGGGCTCGACACCGGCTACGGCGCCTCCGGCGGCACGCCCGCGGGGTACGTCATCTCCGAGACGAAGCCGACCCAGGAGTCCGACCCCGACAGCACGTCGTTCTACCACGCCGGCGACACCGCGCTCATGACGGAGATGCGCGACGTGATCGCGCCGTTCCTCGAGCCCGACGCGGCCGCGGTCCCCGCCGGCGACCACTTCACGATGGGGCCCGCGCAGGCGGCCATCGCCGTCGACTGGCTCGACGTGGACTACGCGTTCCCCATGCACTACGACTCGTTCCCGCCGATCGAGATCGACACCGACGACTTCGTCCGCGAGGTCCGCGCGACCGGCAGCGACGCCGAGGCGGTCGTCCTCGGCGACGACGAGACGTTCACGATCGGGGGGGAGTAA
- a CDS encoding BolA family protein — MSTEEVEAAIEAGIEDCEATVTTPRAPDPDHEDAHFAAVVVSPAFEGKSLVQQHELVYDAVGDAMTREVHALEIKTYTPEEYEEHAE; from the coding sequence ATGAGCACCGAGGAGGTCGAGGCGGCCATCGAGGCCGGCATCGAGGACTGCGAGGCGACCGTCACGACCCCGCGGGCGCCCGACCCCGACCATGAGGACGCCCACTTCGCCGCGGTCGTCGTCTCCCCTGCCTTCGAGGGGAAGTCGCTTGTCCAGCAGCACGAACTCGTGTACGACGCCGTCGGCGACGCGATGACGCGGGAGGTGCACGCCCTAGAGATCAAGACGTACACGCCCGAGGAGTACGAAGAGCACGCGGAGTAG
- a CDS encoding OsmC family protein: MSDIETSTVSEEGFTSTSQVGDFSLTVDALGEDGPDPNSVLVADYASCFLPAFRVGGQQRGHEDLGKVQIDAEADLDDDDDLTAIRFDIHVEADVDDETLADIVERAEGICHVHSALREGLRADITAHADAF, from the coding sequence ATGTCCGATATCGAGACTTCCACCGTCAGCGAAGAGGGCTTCACCAGCACGAGTCAGGTCGGCGACTTCTCGCTCACCGTCGACGCGCTCGGCGAGGACGGCCCCGACCCGAACTCCGTCCTCGTGGCCGACTACGCCTCCTGCTTCCTGCCCGCCTTCCGCGTCGGCGGCCAGCAGCGCGGGCACGAGGACCTCGGCAAGGTCCAGATCGACGCCGAGGCCGACCTCGACGACGACGACGACCTCACCGCGATCCGCTTCGACATCCACGTCGAGGCGGACGTCGACGACGAGACGCTCGCCGACATCGTCGAGCGCGCCGAGGGCATCTGCCACGTCCACTCGGCGCTGCGCGAGGGGCTCCGCGCCGACATCACGGCCCACGCCGACGCCTTCTGA
- a CDS encoding NUDIX hydrolase, with translation MTEPETTYVGKACAYITRGGSQLLVFEGPGHDGLQIPKGTIEPGERPRSALFREVREESGLATLASVDKLATDVWTRRESPPKAYVRHFYHASVHEPRDEWTHVVRDGGGEHGSEFAFSWVDIDEARDREFALALDDYVHRLSAVPSAVEVAGAAD, from the coding sequence ATGACCGAGCCGGAGACGACGTACGTCGGGAAGGCGTGCGCGTACATCACTCGCGGCGGCTCGCAGTTACTGGTGTTCGAAGGACCGGGACACGACGGGCTCCAGATCCCGAAGGGAACGATCGAGCCCGGCGAACGGCCGCGGAGCGCGTTGTTTCGGGAGGTACGAGAGGAGAGCGGCCTTGCGACGCTGGCGAGCGTCGACAAGCTGGCGACGGACGTGTGGACCCGGCGCGAGTCGCCGCCGAAGGCGTACGTGCGCCACTTCTATCACGCGAGCGTCCACGAGCCGCGCGACGAGTGGACCCACGTCGTCCGCGACGGCGGCGGCGAGCACGGCAGCGAGTTCGCGTTCTCGTGGGTCGACATCGACGAGGCGCGCGACCGGGAGTTCGCGCTGGCGCTGGACGACTACGTCCACCGGCTCTCGGCGGTCCCCAGCGCCGTCGAGGTCGCCGGGGCGGCCGACTGA
- a CDS encoding class I SAM-dependent methyltransferase, whose product MNPDEVRDDWAEREGEFSPRYYAEKGPDDTSDALLSAIEFYVGTDARVLELGCGSGRHLEHLRRNGFDRLTGVDINDESFDVMAEYFPDLAESGEFHTGAIEDLLPEFEDDAFDAVYSVETLQHVHPEDTWVFEEVVRVASDLLVTVENEGNGAQRGREGTEVSYVNDEFPLYHRNWKDVFSQLGGVQVVKEPTKRDTVRAFKLA is encoded by the coding sequence ATGAACCCCGACGAGGTCCGCGACGACTGGGCCGAGCGCGAGGGAGAGTTCTCCCCGCGCTACTACGCCGAAAAGGGCCCCGACGACACGAGCGACGCCCTCCTGTCCGCCATCGAGTTCTATGTCGGCACCGACGCCCGGGTGCTCGAACTCGGCTGCGGCTCCGGTCGACACCTCGAACACCTCCGCCGCAACGGCTTCGACCGGCTCACGGGCGTCGACATCAACGACGAGTCGTTCGACGTGATGGCCGAGTACTTCCCCGACCTCGCGGAGTCGGGCGAGTTCCACACGGGCGCCATCGAGGACCTGCTCCCCGAGTTCGAGGACGACGCCTTCGACGCCGTCTATTCGGTCGAGACGCTCCAGCACGTCCACCCCGAGGACACCTGGGTGTTCGAGGAGGTCGTCCGCGTCGCCTCCGACCTGCTCGTGACGGTGGAAAACGAGGGCAACGGAGCACAACGGGGCCGCGAGGGCACCGAGGTGAGCTACGTCAACGACGAGTTCCCGCTGTATCACCGCAACTGGAAGGACGTGTTCTCCCAGTTGGGCGGCGTGCAGGTCGTGAAGGAGCCGACGAAGCGGGACACGGTCCGGGCGTTCAAACTCGCGTAG
- a CDS encoding PHP domain-containing protein has protein sequence MHHDYHVHSTYSDGYFIEFMATAAAEAGLSGIGIADHCVVSEDPAEDRYRREMGFNLDLTYERRRDAIERLRDRVDVRLFDAVELDYEPRDEAAIASFLEEAEFDYAIGSVHDLEDVNVHVRDYFADKSERERRALVDEYFEKLVALAESELFAIAAHPDLVERNPALRGLATRDHYDRAAAAFAESRTVPELNAGRVLDDYGALHPAPGFLDALADHGVAVAVGTDSHRPAAIEPRVERIDAELAERGLEPVRVMDVPDAS, from the coding sequence GTGCACCACGACTACCACGTCCACTCGACGTACTCGGACGGGTACTTCATCGAGTTCATGGCGACGGCGGCCGCGGAGGCGGGGCTGTCCGGCATCGGCATCGCGGACCACTGCGTCGTCTCGGAGGACCCGGCCGAGGACCGCTACCGCCGCGAGATGGGGTTCAACCTCGACCTCACCTACGAGCGCCGCCGCGACGCGATCGAGCGACTGCGCGACCGCGTCGACGTGCGCCTGTTCGACGCGGTGGAGTTGGACTACGAGCCCCGCGACGAAGCGGCGATCGCGTCGTTCCTCGAGGAGGCGGAGTTCGATTACGCGATCGGGAGCGTCCACGACCTGGAGGACGTGAACGTCCACGTCCGCGACTACTTCGCCGACAAGTCCGAGCGGGAGCGTCGCGCGCTCGTCGACGAGTACTTCGAGAAACTGGTCGCGCTCGCGGAGTCCGAGCTGTTCGCCATCGCGGCACACCCGGACCTCGTGGAGCGGAACCCCGCCCTCCGCGGGCTTGCGACCCGGGATCACTACGACCGCGCGGCCGCGGCGTTCGCGGAGTCGCGGACGGTGCCCGAACTCAACGCCGGGCGCGTGCTCGACGACTACGGCGCGTTGCACCCCGCGCCGGGGTTCCTCGACGCGCTGGCCGACCACGGCGTCGCCGTCGCGGTCGGCACCGACAGCCACCGGCCGGCCGCCATCGAGCCCCGCGTCGAGCGAATCGACGCCGAGTTGGCCGAGCGCGGGCTGGAGCCGGTTCGGGTGATGGACGTCCCGGACGCCAGTTGA
- the dgoD gene encoding galactonate dehydratase produces MTEIVDYELYAVPPRWLFLKLECADGSVGWGEPVVEGRARTVRGAVEELVEEYLLGEDPAPVADHWERLYRGGFYRGGPVLMSAIAGIDQALWDLKGKHLGAPVHELLGGPVRERVRVYQWVGGDRPAGVAEAAEAKVDAGFTALKMNATPELERVESPDTIDQAAERLRTVREAVGDEIDIGVDFHGRATKTAAKQLAAALEPHDPFFIEEPVLPEHNDALADIAASTSTPIATGERMFHRTDFKEVLETNAVDVIQPDLSHAGGITECHRIASMAGAYDVSVAPHCPLGPVALASCLQLDAVEPNALIQEQSLDIHYNETSDVLDYLADPSVFEYEDGFVPVPDDPGLGVDIDEDVLRERDGHDDWHNPVWRRPDGSVAEW; encoded by the coding sequence ATGACCGAGATCGTCGACTACGAGCTGTACGCGGTGCCGCCACGGTGGCTGTTCTTGAAGCTGGAGTGTGCCGACGGCTCCGTCGGCTGGGGCGAGCCCGTCGTCGAGGGACGCGCGCGCACCGTCCGCGGCGCCGTCGAGGAGCTCGTCGAGGAGTACCTGCTCGGCGAGGACCCCGCGCCCGTCGCCGACCACTGGGAGCGGCTCTACCGCGGTGGATTCTACCGCGGCGGCCCCGTGCTCATGTCCGCCATCGCGGGGATCGACCAGGCGCTCTGGGACCTGAAGGGCAAGCATCTCGGCGCGCCCGTGCACGAGCTGCTCGGCGGCCCGGTCCGCGAGCGCGTCCGCGTGTACCAGTGGGTCGGCGGCGACCGGCCCGCGGGCGTCGCGGAGGCGGCCGAGGCGAAGGTCGACGCGGGCTTCACCGCGCTGAAGATGAACGCGACGCCGGAGCTGGAGCGCGTCGAATCCCCGGACACGATCGATCAGGCCGCCGAGCGCCTTCGGACGGTTCGAGAGGCCGTCGGCGACGAGATCGATATCGGCGTCGACTTCCACGGCCGCGCGACGAAGACCGCGGCGAAGCAACTGGCGGCGGCGCTGGAACCCCACGACCCGTTCTTCATCGAGGAGCCGGTCCTGCCGGAACACAACGACGCCCTCGCGGACATCGCCGCGAGCACGAGCACCCCGATCGCGACCGGGGAGCGGATGTTCCATCGCACCGACTTCAAGGAGGTGCTGGAGACGAACGCCGTCGACGTGATCCAACCGGACCTGAGCCATGCGGGCGGCATCACCGAGTGCCACCGCATCGCGTCGATGGCCGGCGCCTACGACGTGTCCGTCGCGCCGCACTGCCCGCTCGGCCCCGTCGCACTGGCGTCGTGTCTCCAACTCGACGCCGTCGAGCCGAACGCCCTCATCCAGGAGCAGAGCCTCGACATCCACTACAACGAGACGAGCGACGTGCTCGACTACCTCGCGGACCCCTCGGTGTTCGAGTACGAGGACGGCTTCGTTCCCGTGCCGGACGACCCGGGGCTCGGCGTCGACATCGACGAGGACGTGCTCCGCGAGCGCGACGGTCACGACGACTGGCACAACCCCGTCTGGCGCCGTCCGGACGGCAGCGTCGCCGAGTGGTGA
- the eif1A gene encoding translation initiation factor eIF-1A translates to MSDDTGNRKPLRMPDDNQVFATVTDMLGGRRVTLRCADGEERMGRIPGRMRFRTWVKEGDIVIAEPWDWQDEKAEVVWRYESDDAQQLREEGHIQ, encoded by the coding sequence ATGAGCGACGACACAGGAAATCGGAAGCCACTGAGGATGCCCGACGACAACCAGGTGTTCGCAACCGTCACCGACATGCTCGGCGGCCGCCGGGTCACCCTCCGGTGTGCCGACGGGGAGGAGCGAATGGGCCGGATCCCCGGCCGGATGCGGTTCCGGACGTGGGTGAAGGAGGGCGACATCGTCATCGCCGAGCCGTGGGACTGGCAGGACGAGAAGGCGGAGGTCGTCTGGCGCTACGAGTCCGACGACGCCCAGCAGCTCCGCGAGGAAGGCCACATCCAATAA
- a CDS encoding GTP cyclohydrolase III, with protein sequence MTAAQLTLVQIDNYGPWTVTPEPRREMDLQTLQSRLFADMAQYIGNRGGYVFFTRFDNMVAVTNGLDRRDHELLQESVGNRYPVTVSLGVGVDEVPIEALETATERVQAAGSAQSSDRSEVLAGEFHGGDAADDVHIAHFDVNDATGKYTDRLNEFDSFINIEQGYASLMKYMREEHGALSFFVGGDNVIAACPDLSHDEYMGAIDHVAADADVQLKVGVGSGATPHEAGFAAKHALEDCRYEGTLVEFA encoded by the coding sequence GTGACCGCCGCGCAGTTGACGTTGGTGCAGATCGACAACTACGGCCCGTGGACCGTGACGCCGGAGCCCCGTCGGGAGATGGACCTCCAGACGCTCCAGTCGCGCCTGTTCGCGGACATGGCACAGTACATCGGCAACCGGGGCGGCTACGTCTTCTTCACCCGCTTCGACAACATGGTCGCCGTGACGAACGGCCTCGACCGCCGGGACCACGAACTCCTCCAAGAGTCCGTGGGGAACCGCTACCCCGTCACGGTGAGCCTCGGTGTCGGCGTCGACGAGGTGCCGATCGAGGCGCTGGAGACGGCTACCGAGCGGGTGCAGGCGGCCGGATCCGCCCAGTCGTCGGACCGTAGCGAGGTCCTCGCGGGCGAGTTCCACGGCGGCGACGCCGCGGACGACGTTCACATCGCGCACTTCGACGTGAACGACGCGACCGGGAAGTACACCGACCGGCTCAACGAGTTCGACTCGTTCATCAACATCGAGCAGGGGTACGCCTCGCTGATGAAGTACATGCGTGAGGAGCACGGCGCGCTCTCGTTTTTCGTCGGTGGCGACAACGTCATCGCGGCGTGTCCGGACCTCTCGCACGACGAGTACATGGGCGCCATCGACCACGTCGCCGCGGACGCCGACGTCCAGCTCAAGGTCGGGGTCGGCTCGGGCGCGACGCCCCACGAGGCCGGCTTCGCGGCGAAACACGCCCTCGAGGACTGCCGCTACGAGGGGACGCTCGTCGAGTTCGCCTGA
- a CDS encoding MOSC domain-containing protein, translating into MTDDALATTLDRIRVFPIKSLDGVDVDAATLAQAGGLAPDREFAILDADGDYVNGKNERRIHRVSADFDLDGRTVDLAVPHDSDAPAAAAFHLDDDRDGIESWLGSFLGYDVSLAGERAGGYPDDTELPGPTVISTGTLREVASWFDGVTVDSMRRRFRANVELASEEPFFEDRLVAEPGERLRVRVGDAELLGVNPCQRCVVPSRNPDTGEELDGFRTRFIRKREETMPDWSGGGRFDHAFRLMVNTEVPEASVGTTLRVGDDLRILGVENE; encoded by the coding sequence ATGACCGACGACGCGCTCGCGACGACGCTCGATCGGATACGCGTGTTCCCGATCAAGTCGCTCGACGGAGTCGACGTGGACGCCGCAACCCTGGCGCAGGCCGGCGGGCTCGCCCCCGACCGCGAGTTCGCGATCCTCGACGCCGACGGCGACTACGTGAACGGGAAGAACGAACGCCGGATCCACCGCGTGTCGGCCGACTTCGACCTCGACGGTCGGACCGTCGACCTGGCCGTCCCACACGACTCGGACGCACCTGCTGCCGCCGCCTTCCACCTCGACGACGACCGCGACGGGATCGAGTCGTGGCTCGGGTCGTTCCTCGGGTACGACGTGTCGCTGGCGGGCGAACGCGCCGGCGGGTACCCCGACGACACGGAGCTGCCCGGCCCGACGGTGATCTCGACGGGGACGCTCCGCGAGGTCGCCTCGTGGTTCGACGGCGTGACGGTCGACTCGATGCGACGACGCTTCCGCGCGAACGTCGAACTCGCGAGCGAGGAACCGTTCTTCGAGGACCGCCTCGTCGCCGAGCCGGGCGAGCGCCTCCGCGTCCGCGTCGGCGACGCCGAGCTGCTCGGGGTGAACCCCTGCCAGCGCTGCGTCGTTCCCTCCAGGAACCCCGACACAGGGGAGGAACTCGACGGCTTCCGAACCCGCTTCATCCGCAAGCGCGAGGAGACGATGCCCGACTGGAGCGGCGGCGGGCGCTTCGACCACGCCTTCCGGCTGATGGTGAACACCGAGGTTCCGGAGGCGAGCGTGGGAACGACGCTCCGCGTCGGCGACGACTTGCGGATCCTCGGCGTCGAGAACGAGTGA
- a CDS encoding ADP-ribosylglycohydrolase family protein has product MTDRDSEPPAATDPSGSRRDRARASLLGVACGDALGRPVAGDAPAAVRDRHGRVTEMLGADGRPAGTTTDPTAAAVAAAERLLDRADAAVSADLDPPSADRPGALLAAVPYGCLAGDAHDRAAAAAEAALVAGTAAGDDVAAESSAALATVVGELVDGESVADAVSTAMSVAVARDAPVPVRETLSVVGDRGAVTIDPAGDPAAVFETALHEAVAAADAEEAIVSAVSRGGHASVLGAVAGAVAGARFGAVEEGDAIPARWLNELGGAADLRALADALVAREVRIDSGVDTDGDA; this is encoded by the coding sequence ATGACCGACCGCGACTCCGAACCGCCGGCCGCGACGGATCCGTCCGGGTCCCGCCGCGATCGCGCCCGCGCGAGCCTCCTCGGGGTGGCCTGCGGCGACGCCCTCGGGCGCCCCGTCGCCGGCGACGCCCCGGCCGCCGTCCGCGACCGCCACGGCCGCGTGACCGAGATGCTCGGCGCCGACGGCCGCCCCGCCGGAACGACTACCGACCCAACGGCCGCCGCCGTCGCCGCCGCCGAGCGACTGCTCGACCGAGCAGACGCCGCCGTGAGCGCCGACCTCGACCCGCCATCGGCGGACCGCCCCGGCGCGCTCCTCGCCGCCGTCCCGTACGGCTGCCTCGCGGGGGACGCACACGACCGTGCCGCCGCGGCTGCCGAGGCCGCCCTCGTAGCCGGGACGGCCGCCGGCGACGATGTCGCGGCCGAGTCGTCCGCAGCGCTCGCGACGGTCGTGGGTGAACTCGTCGACGGCGAATCCGTCGCGGACGCGGTGTCGACGGCCATGAGCGTCGCCGTGGCGCGGGACGCGCCGGTTCCAGTGCGCGAGACGCTGTCGGTCGTCGGCGACCGCGGCGCCGTGACCATCGACCCCGCGGGCGACCCGGCGGCGGTGTTCGAGACGGCGCTCCACGAGGCGGTCGCCGCGGCGGACGCCGAGGAGGCGATCGTCTCGGCGGTCAGCCGCGGGGGGCACGCGAGCGTGCTCGGCGCCGTCGCCGGCGCGGTCGCGGGGGCACGCTTCGGAGCGGTCGAGGAGGGGGACGCGATCCCGGCGCGCTGGCTGAACGAACTCGGCGGGGCGGCGGATCTCCGGGCGCTCGCCGACGCGCTCGTCGCGCGGGAGGTCCGGATCGACTCCGGGGTCGACACCGACGGGGACGCCTGA
- the psmA gene encoding archaeal proteasome endopeptidase complex subunit alpha — protein MRGNDQQAYDRGTSLFSPDGRIYQVEYAREAVSRGAPSVGVRTSEGVVLAAQAQASSSLMESESIEKLHKLDDHVGTASAGHVADARQLIDYARRMAQGNRLRYTEPVGVETLTKYVTDHIQENTQRGGTRPYGAALLVGGFEDGKPRLFGADPSGTPHEWKATAIGGSRQEIQELLEEEWSEELTLDDGISLALRSLFEVNDELTPNDVSLATVSEDGYTAFTADEIADLVEGLDLNTEEDADDDADDEAEE, from the coding sequence ATGAGGGGGAACGACCAGCAGGCGTACGACCGCGGCACGTCGCTGTTCTCCCCGGACGGTCGGATCTATCAGGTCGAGTACGCCCGCGAGGCCGTCTCCCGGGGCGCGCCCTCCGTCGGCGTCCGCACGAGCGAGGGCGTCGTGCTCGCGGCGCAGGCGCAGGCGTCCTCCAGCCTGATGGAGTCGGAGTCGATCGAGAAGCTCCACAAGCTCGACGACCACGTCGGCACCGCCAGCGCGGGCCACGTCGCCGACGCCCGCCAGCTCATCGACTACGCCCGCCGGATGGCACAGGGCAATCGCCTGCGGTACACGGAGCCGGTCGGCGTCGAGACGTTGACGAAGTACGTCACCGACCACATCCAGGAGAACACCCAGCGCGGCGGCACGCGCCCGTACGGCGCCGCGCTCCTCGTCGGCGGCTTCGAGGACGGCAAGCCACGCCTGTTCGGCGCCGACCCCTCGGGGACGCCCCACGAGTGGAAGGCGACCGCGATCGGCGGGTCCCGCCAGGAGATCCAGGAACTCCTCGAGGAGGAGTGGAGCGAGGAGCTCACGCTCGATGACGGGATCAGCCTCGCGCTGCGCTCGCTGTTCGAGGTCAACGACGAGCTCACCCCGAACGATGTCTCGCTTGCGACCGTCTCCGAGGACGGCTACACCGCCTTCACGGCCGACGAGATCGCCGACCTCGTCGAGGGTCTCGATCTGAATACCGAGGAGGACGCGGACGACGACGCGGACGACGAAGCCGAAGAGTAA